TCGCGATCTTTGGGATTGTCCCCTTGCTCCGGCGTCGGAGGACAAGCTGATCGGCGCAAGCCAAGTAGTCAGGAGAGATTGATGAGGTTTCTTCGCATCTCTTCGGCGACTGCCGCGGGGGTGTCTCCGAAGAAGCGCTTGAACTCGCGATTGAACTGCGAGGCGCTTTCATAGCCGACGAGACGGCAGGCGCTGTTGGCGGTTTCGCCTTGGTTCACCATGAGCAGGCGCGCCTTGTGAAGACGGATGGTCTTCAGGTATTGCAGGGGCGGTGAGCTGGTCACGGCCTTGAAATGGGCGTGGAAGGTGGAGAGGCTCATGCCTGCCTCGCCGGCCAGCGTTGCCATGTCGATGGGCGTGGCGAAGTCATTGTGAATGCGGTGGAGCGCGCGGCTGATCTGGCCGAAGTGGGTGTGCGGTGCGGCGAGCGCGCGAAGGGTGCCGCCTTCTTCACCGCAGAGTACGCGGTAGAGGATTTCCCGTGCGCATTGCGGGCCGAGAATGCGTGCTTCGTCGGGATTGGCGAGGGCCTCGACCAAGCGGACCACGGCATCGTAGAGGCGATCATCGAGCGGTGTGGAGCGGATGGCTTCCGGCTTGCCCATCGGGATCGGCTGCGTCCTTTCCATTTCCATTATCAGCTCTGCGACGGAGGTGGGTGAGACGCCGATGGAGATGCCGAGCAAGGGGCCGTCCGGAGACGAGAGGGTTTCGCATTCGAAGGGGAGGGGCACCGAGAGGACGAGGTATTGGTTCGCGTCGTAGGTGTAGACGTGATCGCCGATGTAGCCGCGCTTACGACCTTGGGCGACGATCACGATGCTGGGATCATAGGAGACTTTGGTACGGAGGATCGGAAAACTGGAGCGCATGAACTTCACGCCGGGAAGAAGGGAGGGAGTGTAGCCCTCTTGGATGGCGAGAGGATCAAGCAAGCGGGCCAAACGGGTGTCGCGAGGCAAAGGGATGACGTCGGTTTGTCCGGCGGTGGTTCTCCTTGGTTTGCTGCTCATGAGAGGAATAGGCAATCAGGATGGGTGATTTGGCAACAGGAATCCGATGGGTCATAGGATTGTGCAATCCTTTCGGCCCATCAGGTATTTCGGGGAAGTCCGCTGCGGGCTAAGGTCGAATCATGGAAAGGCGATAAACGCTTTCCCTCCTCAGAAAGAAAAAGATGAGCATCAACACTGAATCGAAAGTTGTCCTGATCACCGGAGCCAGCAGCGGTATCGGTGAAGCCACTGCCCGGGTATTGGCCCGAAAGGGTCACCGTCTCCTGATCGGTGCGCGCCGTGCGGATCGTCTGGAGGCGCTTGCCAAGCAACTCCGCGAAGAAGGTGGCACGGTCGAGTTTACCTCGCTGGACGTGACGGATCTCGAAGATGTGCGAGCCTTCGCGGGCCTCGCGCTGGAGAAGTTCGGCCGCATCGACGTCATCGTGAACAATGCGGGCGTGATGCCGCTTTCCCCGCTCGAAGCGCTGAAGATCGATGAGTGGAACCAGATGATCGATGTGAACATCCGCGGGGTCCTGCATGGCATCGCCGCGGCATTGCCGGTGATGAAGAAGCAAGGATCCGGTCAGGTGATCAATGTGTCGTCGATCGGCGGTCACCAGGTGTGGCCGACCTGTGCGGTGTATAGTGCCACCAAGTATGCGGTGATCGCGATCTCCGACGGGCTGCGCCAAGAGAATCGGGACATCCGCGTGACGGTTATCTCGCCTGGCGTGACGACCTCCGAACTGGCTCATACCATTACCGATCCGGACACGGTGAAGATGATCGATGCCTTTCGCGAGGTGGCGATTCCCGCTGAAGCGATTGGCAAGGCGATCTCCTTTGCGATCGAGCAACCCGATGACGTGGATGTGAACGAGATCATCGTTCGCCCCACAGCCAGCGCCTACTGAGCCAGGATAAACACGAAACCAACACGACCATGAGTGCAGGATTGATTCCGGTTTCCCGTCGTCTGCCGATGTCGAGGAGATTGCAGGCGCTTTCCCCAGGATGGAGGCAAGCACTTGTCTTGCTCGCGCTCGTCCTCTTTGTGCTTGCGGCGATTTTCCCTGCCAGTGGTGGAGGCACTGTTACGAAAGGCGTAAGAGCGTCGCTTCCATCGCCGTGCGAGCTCCTCTTTTGTGATGGCTCTGCCCGGCAGGGGAAGGCCGCGAATGAAAATCCCGCGGATCAGGTGCGCTACGTGGATGGCGTAGGTTTTGTCATTCCCGGCCTGGCGGATCGTTCTTCTTCAAAACTCTCAAAACACTTCTAACCGATTCTACCCATGAACTTTCAAAACAAGATCGCCCTCGTTACCGGCGGAAGCCGCGGCCTCGGCCGGAATATCGCCCTCGAACTGGCCCGCAAGGGCGCGGACATCGTGCTGACCTATCGCGAACGCAAAAGCGATGGCGAATCCGTGGCCGCAGAGATTAAGGCGTTGGGCCGAAAGGCAGAACTGCTCCAACTCGATGTGGCCGATACCAAGGGCTTTCCCGCCTTTGCGGAGGCCTTGAAGGCTGTCCTCGCTTCGCGCTGGCAACGGGACAACTTCGACTTCCTGCTCAACAATGCGGGGATCGACTCCTCGGCTCCTTTCACGGAGATGACGGAGGAGAACTTCGACCGGCTCTACAACGTGCACTTCAAGGGAGTGTATTTCCTCACGCAGAAGCTGCTGCCGCTCATCGCGGATGGCGGACGGATCGTGAATACCTCCAGCGGTCTCGCCCGTTTCGCGATTCCCGGCTACTCCGCCTATGGTTCGCTGAAGGGCGCGGTGGAGGTGCTCACGCGCTACCTTGCGAAGGAACTCGGGCCGCGCCGGATCAATGTGAACCTTGTGGCTCCGGGGCCGATCGAGACGGACTTCACGGCCGCTCATCTCGGGCATGAGGGCGTCCGTGAGTTCCTTGCGGCGCAGACCGCATTGGGACGTGTCGGTGTGCCGGATGACATTGGGGGTGTTGTCGCCTTCCTGTGCTCGGAAGAGGGGCGCTGGGTGAATGCGCAGCGAGTGGAGGCCTCCGGGGGAATTTTCCTGTAAGGGGATCGATTTCCTGGGTCGCGTGGGGAGGGTGCATCATCGTCCGGAACTGAGCAGTTTCCGGCAGGGTGTCTTCTCCGCGCGGCTTGGAAGGTCGCGCTACTTCGAGGCATTCTCCTTGACCCGCAGCTTTACGATCTTGCGGATCAGGGGGAGGGGGAGTTTCTCGCCGATGGGGAATCGGAGAGTTCCTTTTTCGCAGTCCAATGGTTCGAGTTCCTTTTCCAACGCTTCGTGGATGCCTGAAGTGACCGGATAGAAGCCGATGTGTTTCTTGAAGGCCCCGAAGTGGACGAGGTTGCCGTTCAGGGTGAAGGTAGGCAGGCCATATTTGATCGTCTCTTCCGCTTTTGGCGCAGCGTTCCGGATCTCGGATCGGATTTGCTCAAGGAGCGGCCGGACGTTTTCCGGCTGCTTCGAGATGTAGTCGTCGATGCCGCCGCTTGCCTTCATGGACAAAGCAAGTATCACAAGATGCGATGTCCAGCGAACCGGAAAGCATCTTCATCTGGGACTTCGATGGCACCTTGGGCTATCGCGAGGGAATGTGGTCCGGTGCCTTGGCGGATTTGTCGCGGGGCCTGAGGCCCGATCTCGCACTTGGCCCGGAAGCTTTCCGCCCGCACCTTCAGAGCGGCTTTCCGTGGCATGATTGGGAGCATGTCCGAAAGCCGCAATCACCGGACGAATGGTGGCAGGCCATGTCGGAGGTGATCCACCGGGCTGTGGCGAAAGTGGAGAGGCTGGCCGCGGCGGACTATGACGCGATCGTGGCAGGGATTCGCGATGAATATCTCCGAGCGGACAGCTGGGCGCTTTTTCCCGATGTCCTTCCTTTCTTCTCCTCGCTCTTTGCCTCCACCAAGCGACACGTGATTCTCTCCAATCACGTGCCCGAGTTGGAGGAGATCCTCCGATCGCTCGGAATTCGCGATTACTTCGAGGCGGTCTTCAACTCTTCCCTCACTGGGATTGAGAAGCCGCATGCCGAGGCCTTTGCACAGGTGCTCCGTGCTTATCCGGATGCCAGCGGATTGATCATGATCGGAGATAGCTATGAAGCAGACATTGCTCCGGCGGAGTCGGCTGGAATTCCCGCGGTGCTACTGCGTAATTCTGATCCTCGTGCCCGTTGGAGTTGTCGCGGGATGGACGAGTTGCCTCCGCTTCTCGGAGAGATTGCAGCCTCCCGGTCACTTGTGCTTCGCAGTGGCTACGGAGGTCAGGCGGTCAATATAGGCAAGTAGCAAGGCGGAGAGCACGAAGGCGAGGTGAATGATGACCTGCCACATCATGACGGCGGGCTCCATGCGCTGCGCTTCAATGAAGGTCTTGAGGAGGTGGATGGACGAAATGCCAATCAGGGCGGTCGCGAGCTTCACCTTGAGGATGCCGGCATTCACGTGGGACAGCCACTCCGGTTGGTCGGGATGTTTGTCCAGATGGAGGCGGGACACGAAGGTCTCATAGCCGCCCACGATCACCATGATCAGGAGATTGGCGATCATGACGACATCGATCAAGCCCAGCACGGTGAGCATGATCTCGGTTTCCGTGATCTTGTTCGCTTTTCCAACCAGGTGCCAGAGCTCGATGAGGAAGTGGTAGACGTAGACGCACTGGGCAATGATCAGGCCCACGTAGAGCGGGGCCTGAAGCCAGCGGCTCAGGAAGATGAAATTTCCCAGCATCCGGTGGCCCGGGAAGAGGTCTTGGCGGGAGTGGTCGGATGGCGGGCTAGGAGAGACGTCCATGGTCAGGGAGATGCGGCGTTATCGGGAAAATAGCGCAGCAAACTCGAATAGATGGCTTTCTTGCTCCAATTGGAAACGCCGGGCGACTTTCCAATTTGCTGATCTTCCGCCCTTAGTGCGCGGCCAGCCAATTGCTGCCCGTGCCGTGCTCCACGAGGATCGGCACGCCGCCGGGAAGCGGCAGGGCCGTTTCCATCGCGTGGAGGATCTTCGGAAGCAGCTCCTCGCTTTCCGCGGGGTCGAGGTCAAAGACGAGTTCGTCGTGCACCTGCAACAGCATCTTGCTGCGGTAGGGCTTCGCCCTGAGAAGCTCGTCGATCCGGATCATGGCCAGCTTGATCATGTCCGCGGAGGTGCCTTGGATCGGGGTGTTGATCGCCGCGCGTTCCGCATTGCCGCGGATCGTCTGGTTTCCGGAGGTGAGATCGGGGAAATACCTTCTGCGACCCGTGAGGGTCTCCACGTACCCGCTCATCCGGGCTTCCTGGATGGTGCGATCCATGAACTCCTTAATCGCCGGATACTGGGTGAAGTAGTTGTTGATGATTTCTCCGGCCTCACCGCGGGGAATGCCGAGGCGCTGGCTGAGCCCGAAGGCGGAGATGCCGTAGATGATCCCGAAGTTCACCATCTTCGCACCGCTGCGCTGCTCGCGGGTGACTTCGCTTTCGGAGATGCCCCAGACCTTGGCGGCGGTCGCGGTGTGAATGTCGCGATTCTCGCGGAAGGCCTCGGTCATCGAGGCGTCGCTTGCTAGGGCAGCCATCACGCGTAGTTCGATCTGCGAGTAATCGCAGGAGAGCAATGTGAAGCCTTCCCGAGGGACAAAAGCTTTCCGGATTTGCCGACCCATCGCGGTGCGAATGGGGATGTTCTGGAGATTCGGATCTGTGGATGCCAAGCGACCGGTCGCGGCGACAAGCTGGTGAAACTGGGTGTGGATGCGACCGGTCTCCTTCACGATATGTGCGGGCAGCGCATCGAGGTAGGTGCCCTTCAGCTTGGTCGCTTCGCGATACTCGAGGATCTCATCGATGATCGGATGCTTGCCTGCCAAGGTGGCGAGAGTGGCTTCGTCGGTCTTGAATTGGCCGGTCTTGGTCTTCTTCGCCTTGTCGGCCAGGCCAAGCTCCCCGAAGAGGATTTCGCCGAGTTGCTTCGGCGAGTTCAGGTTGAAGGGGCGTCCCGCGTGTTTCGCGATGGATACCGAGAGTTCATCGATGCGCTTCTGGAGTTCGCCGCCAATTTCAACCAGCGCTGCAGGATCAACCGCGATGCCTTCCATTTCCATGCGGACGAGCACCGGTAGGAGCGGGCACTCGATCTCGTTGAGCACCTTTTCGCGTCCGTCGATCAGGGGACGCAAGCGCTCGGCCAGCTGCCAGGTGACATCGGCATCCTCCGCAGCGTATTCGGCAAGTGTCTCAAGCGGGATGGCGGAAACGTCGAGTTCCTTGCTGTTCTTCTTCGTCTCCGCGAAGCTGAAGAGATCATCTGTCGGAGGTCCCGGCAGAGGAGGCTGAAGATGGGTGTTCGCGATGTCCGCGAGTTTGATCGGCGAGTAGCCGAGCATCGTCTCGCTAAGGTAATCCATCGTGTGCCGCTGGTCCGGATAGATCAGCGAGTGGGCGAGCATGGTGTCGAAGACCGGCTCCGCCACCATGACGCTGTGGTGATACAGGACGGAGACATCGTATTTCAGATTGTGGCCGATCTTTTCCGCCGGTCCGGTCAGGACCCCGCGCAGTGCGGGAAGCAGGTCTTCGGTATAGGGGAGATACCAGCCCTCGTGCGCAGCCCATGAAAAAGCGACGCCCAGTAGCTTCGCCTCGAAGCGGTCGAGCGAGGTCGTCTCAATATCGAAGCAGAAGCTCTTCTGTTGCTTCAGTGCGGCAAAGAGCTCCGCCTGTTTCTCCGCGGTATCCGCGAGGTGGTAGGTGTGAGGCACCTCACCGATCTTCTTGAAGGTCTCGAAGATCGTCTGGCTCGAAGGGCCTGCGATTTCGGCAGCAGCACTTTCCTCACTGGCGGCGGGTGCCGCAGCGGAAAATTCCCCGAAGAGCCGTTTGGTCAGAGAACGGAATTCGAACTCAGTGAAGAGGTCTTTCACCGCCTCCTCGTCGCGAGGAGAGAGGATCAGATCTTCCCATGTGACCTCGATCGGGGCATCGATGATGATGGTGGCAAGGTCCTTCGAGAGACGTGCGTTGTCAGCATGAGCCTCGAGATTTTCCTTCTGCTTGCCCTTCAGTTTCGAAGTATTTGCGAGCAGTTCCTCCACGGAACCAAAGTCCGCGATGAGCTTCTGGGCGGTCTTCGGGCCGATGCCGGGCACGCCGGGGATATTGTCCACCGTGTCGCCCATGAGGCCGAGCAGATCGATGATCTGGTGGGCTTCCTTTACACCCCAGATTTCCGGAAGCTGGGGCAGGCCGATGATTTCGTGCTCGGAGCCCTTCTTGCCCGGCTTCCACATGAAGGTGGTGGCGCTGAGAAGCTGCGCAAAATCCTTGTCCGGCGTCACCATATAGGTCTCGAAGCCCTCAGGCTCGGCCCTTTTCGCCAGCGTGCCGATCAGGTCGTCAGCCTCGAAGCCGTCGATCTCCAGGATGGGAATGTGGAAGGCCTTGCAAAGCCGCTTCACGTTCGGGATGGCTGCGGCGAGCTCCTCCGGCATCTCGTCGCGCTGCGCCTTGTAGGCGGGGAACTTCACATGGCGGGGGGTCGGCGCGGAGGTATCGAAAGCGACCCCGAGGTGGGTCGGCTTTTCTTTTTCCAAGATCGTCAGCAGCGTATTGGTGAATCCGTAGAGGGCGGAGGTGTTGATTCCCTTGGAGTTACGGATCGGGTTCTGGATGAAGGCAAAGTGGGCCCGGTAAACGAGGGCCATCCCATCCAGGAGGAAAAGTCGCGGCATGCGGGGACCCTAGGCATCACATCGATTTTTGGAACCGCCAATGAG
This portion of the Luteolibacter luteus genome encodes:
- a CDS encoding AraC family transcriptional regulator: MSSKPRRTTAGQTDVIPLPRDTRLARLLDPLAIQEGYTPSLLPGVKFMRSSFPILRTKVSYDPSIVIVAQGRKRGYIGDHVYTYDANQYLVLSVPLPFECETLSSPDGPLLGISIGVSPTSVAELIMEMERTQPIPMGKPEAIRSTPLDDRLYDAVVRLVEALANPDEARILGPQCAREILYRVLCGEEGGTLRALAAPHTHFGQISRALHRIHNDFATPIDMATLAGEAGMSLSTFHAHFKAVTSSPPLQYLKTIRLHKARLLMVNQGETANSACRLVGYESASQFNREFKRFFGDTPAAVAEEMRRNLINLS
- a CDS encoding SDR family oxidoreductase codes for the protein MSINTESKVVLITGASSGIGEATARVLARKGHRLLIGARRADRLEALAKQLREEGGTVEFTSLDVTDLEDVRAFAGLALEKFGRIDVIVNNAGVMPLSPLEALKIDEWNQMIDVNIRGVLHGIAAALPVMKKQGSGQVINVSSIGGHQVWPTCAVYSATKYAVIAISDGLRQENRDIRVTVISPGVTTSELAHTITDPDTVKMIDAFREVAIPAEAIGKAISFAIEQPDDVDVNEIIVRPTASAY
- a CDS encoding SDR family NAD(P)-dependent oxidoreductase translates to MNFQNKIALVTGGSRGLGRNIALELARKGADIVLTYRERKSDGESVAAEIKALGRKAELLQLDVADTKGFPAFAEALKAVLASRWQRDNFDFLLNNAGIDSSAPFTEMTEENFDRLYNVHFKGVYFLTQKLLPLIADGGRIVNTSSGLARFAIPGYSAYGSLKGAVEVLTRYLAKELGPRRINVNLVAPGPIETDFTAAHLGHEGVREFLAAQTALGRVGVPDDIGGVVAFLCSEEGRWVNAQRVEASGGIFL
- a CDS encoding iron chaperone, producing the protein MKASGGIDDYISKQPENVRPLLEQIRSEIRNAAPKAEETIKYGLPTFTLNGNLVHFGAFKKHIGFYPVTSGIHEALEKELEPLDCEKGTLRFPIGEKLPLPLIRKIVKLRVKENASK
- a CDS encoding HAD family hydrolase; this translates as MSSEPESIFIWDFDGTLGYREGMWSGALADLSRGLRPDLALGPEAFRPHLQSGFPWHDWEHVRKPQSPDEWWQAMSEVIHRAVAKVERLAAADYDAIVAGIRDEYLRADSWALFPDVLPFFSSLFASTKRHVILSNHVPELEEILRSLGIRDYFEAVFNSSLTGIEKPHAEAFAQVLRAYPDASGLIMIGDSYEADIAPAESAGIPAVLLRNSDPRARWSCRGMDELPPLLGEIAASRSLVLRSGYGGQAVNIGK
- a CDS encoding TIGR00645 family protein, with the protein product MDVSPSPPSDHSRQDLFPGHRMLGNFIFLSRWLQAPLYVGLIIAQCVYVYHFLIELWHLVGKANKITETEIMLTVLGLIDVVMIANLLIMVIVGGYETFVSRLHLDKHPDQPEWLSHVNAGILKVKLATALIGISSIHLLKTFIEAQRMEPAVMMWQVIIHLAFVLSALLLAYIDRLTSVATAKHK
- the polA gene encoding DNA polymerase I, whose product is MPRLFLLDGMALVYRAHFAFIQNPIRNSKGINTSALYGFTNTLLTILEKEKPTHLGVAFDTSAPTPRHVKFPAYKAQRDEMPEELAAAIPNVKRLCKAFHIPILEIDGFEADDLIGTLAKRAEPEGFETYMVTPDKDFAQLLSATTFMWKPGKKGSEHEIIGLPQLPEIWGVKEAHQIIDLLGLMGDTVDNIPGVPGIGPKTAQKLIADFGSVEELLANTSKLKGKQKENLEAHADNARLSKDLATIIIDAPIEVTWEDLILSPRDEEAVKDLFTEFEFRSLTKRLFGEFSAAAPAASEESAAAEIAGPSSQTIFETFKKIGEVPHTYHLADTAEKQAELFAALKQQKSFCFDIETTSLDRFEAKLLGVAFSWAAHEGWYLPYTEDLLPALRGVLTGPAEKIGHNLKYDVSVLYHHSVMVAEPVFDTMLAHSLIYPDQRHTMDYLSETMLGYSPIKLADIANTHLQPPLPGPPTDDLFSFAETKKNSKELDVSAIPLETLAEYAAEDADVTWQLAERLRPLIDGREKVLNEIECPLLPVLVRMEMEGIAVDPAALVEIGGELQKRIDELSVSIAKHAGRPFNLNSPKQLGEILFGELGLADKAKKTKTGQFKTDEATLATLAGKHPIIDEILEYREATKLKGTYLDALPAHIVKETGRIHTQFHQLVAATGRLASTDPNLQNIPIRTAMGRQIRKAFVPREGFTLLSCDYSQIELRVMAALASDASMTEAFRENRDIHTATAAKVWGISESEVTREQRSGAKMVNFGIIYGISAFGLSQRLGIPRGEAGEIINNYFTQYPAIKEFMDRTIQEARMSGYVETLTGRRRYFPDLTSGNQTIRGNAERAAINTPIQGTSADMIKLAMIRIDELLRAKPYRSKMLLQVHDELVFDLDPAESEELLPKILHAMETALPLPGGVPILVEHGTGSNWLAAH